From a single Cyclobacterium marinum DSM 745 genomic region:
- the fbp gene encoding class 1 fructose-bisphosphatase, which produces MKTQPYKQDTQNLAYNVGVTLDRFIKSKQEDFPFASGELSQLLRDIALAAKIVSREISRAGLSDVTGAFGQINVQGEEQQKLDVIADVRFTRALTKGGEVCAIVSEEEDLVIDLQNSKGKYVVAIDPLDGSSNIDVNVSIGTVFSIYRRVTPSGSPIQEEDVLQKGREQVAAGYVLYGSSTMLVYSTGNGANGFTYERSLGEFFLSHPDLKMPEDGNIFTMNEGLTPMINPNILSYLESCKRQGASARYIGSLVADFHRNLLKGGIYLYPATNQAKNGKIRLIYEANALAFIAEQVGGMASDGKNRILDIQPESLHQRTPFFIGSTNMVKKLEEVLKS; this is translated from the coding sequence GTAAACAAGAAGATTTCCCATTTGCTTCGGGAGAATTATCCCAACTATTGAGAGACATTGCTTTGGCGGCAAAAATTGTTTCCCGAGAAATTAGCAGGGCCGGTTTGTCAGATGTAACAGGAGCTTTTGGACAAATTAACGTTCAAGGGGAAGAACAACAAAAATTAGATGTAATTGCGGATGTTCGTTTTACCAGAGCCCTCACCAAAGGAGGAGAAGTTTGTGCCATCGTTTCTGAAGAAGAGGATTTGGTCATCGATCTACAAAATAGCAAAGGCAAATATGTGGTTGCCATTGACCCCTTAGACGGCTCTTCAAACATAGACGTAAATGTTTCTATAGGCACAGTTTTTTCTATATACAGGAGAGTAACTCCTTCAGGTTCACCGATACAGGAAGAGGATGTTTTGCAAAAAGGCCGTGAACAAGTTGCAGCTGGCTATGTGCTATACGGTTCCTCCACCATGCTGGTATATTCTACAGGAAATGGAGCCAATGGCTTTACTTATGAAAGGTCACTCGGCGAGTTTTTTCTCTCCCACCCAGACCTGAAAATGCCCGAAGATGGAAATATTTTCACCATGAATGAAGGGCTTACACCAATGATCAACCCAAATATTCTCTCCTATTTAGAAAGTTGTAAACGTCAGGGTGCTTCAGCAAGGTACATCGGAAGTTTGGTAGCAGATTTCCATAGAAATTTACTCAAAGGAGGAATTTACCTCTATCCTGCCACCAACCAAGCTAAAAACGGAAAAATAAGGTTAATTTATGAAGCCAATGCCCTGGCATTCATAGCAGAACAAGTAGGTGGTATGGCCTCTGATGGAAAAAATCGAATTTTAGACATTCAACCGGAAAGTTTACACCAACGTACACCTTTTTTTATAGGGTCTACCAACATGGTGAAAAAGTTAGAAGAAGTTTTGAAAAGCTGA
- a CDS encoding DUF5606 family protein has product MEFKDIATVAGKPGLYKVLKPSRSGVILESLDEKKGKLVVGAAQRVSLLSEISIYTLTEEGASPLQDIMVKIEKEFQGDTGLEGADKEEYQAFMKHILPEFDEDRVYASDVKKLINWYHIIRTQCPEVLDEETGKEDNKTEEEEK; this is encoded by the coding sequence ATGGAATTTAAAGACATTGCCACTGTTGCTGGAAAACCAGGTTTATATAAAGTGTTGAAGCCCAGTAGAAGTGGGGTTATCCTTGAATCTTTGGATGAAAAAAAGGGTAAACTAGTAGTAGGCGCCGCCCAGCGGGTTTCTTTACTGAGTGAAATATCCATTTATACCCTTACGGAAGAAGGAGCTTCTCCTTTACAGGATATTATGGTGAAAATTGAAAAGGAATTCCAAGGTGATACAGGTTTGGAAGGAGCTGACAAAGAAGAATACCAAGCATTTATGAAACATATCCTGCCTGAATTTGACGAAGATCGGGTTTATGCTTCTGATGTTAAAAAACTGATCAACTGGTACCATATTATTCGTACTCAATGTCCTGAGGTCTTGGATGAAGAGACTGGAAAGGAAGACAACAAAACTGAGGAAGAAGAAAAATAA
- the ubiE gene encoding bifunctional demethylmenaquinone methyltransferase/2-methoxy-6-polyprenyl-1,4-benzoquinol methylase UbiE: MSVVPYKNQKEGKKQQVANMFNNISKNYDLLNHVLSLGIDIIWRKKAIKMLQEDKPKLILDIATGTGDFAIEALALKPEKIIGVDISEGMLNEGRKKMKQKKLDHLIELQMGDSEKLLFEENKFDAVIVSFGVRNFENLEKGLADMYRVLKPGGKTVILEFSTPKKFPMKQAYSFYFKYILPQIGKIVSKDNSAYTYLPESVKAFPDGNDFINILERVGFKKTQCKTLTFGISSIYVGIK; the protein is encoded by the coding sequence ATGTCAGTAGTTCCGTACAAAAATCAAAAAGAAGGCAAAAAGCAACAAGTTGCCAATATGTTTAATAACATTAGCAAAAATTACGATTTGCTAAATCACGTTCTTAGCCTAGGCATAGACATTATCTGGCGAAAGAAAGCCATAAAAATGTTGCAGGAAGATAAACCAAAGCTAATTTTAGATATTGCCACCGGTACAGGTGACTTCGCAATAGAGGCCTTGGCTTTGAAACCTGAAAAGATTATCGGTGTAGATATCTCTGAAGGTATGCTCAATGAGGGGCGAAAGAAAATGAAGCAGAAAAAACTGGATCACCTAATTGAATTACAGATGGGAGATTCAGAAAAGTTACTCTTTGAAGAAAATAAGTTTGACGCTGTCATCGTTTCATTTGGGGTTAGGAACTTCGAAAACCTTGAAAAAGGATTGGCAGATATGTACAGGGTATTAAAACCCGGGGGTAAAACAGTGATTTTGGAATTTTCAACACCAAAAAAATTCCCGATGAAACAAGCTTATTCCTTTTATTTTAAATATATTTTACCTCAAATTGGTAAAATCGTCTCAAAGGATAATTCAGCCTATACCTATTTGCCCGAATCGGTAAAGGCTTTTCCTGATGGAAATGATTTTATTAATATTCTTGAAAGGGTAGGTTTCAAAAAAACGCAATGCAAAACGCTCACATTTGGCATAAGCTCAATATACGTTGGTATAAAGTAA
- a CDS encoding SDR family NAD(P)-dependent oxidoreductase: MEKKIAFITGASSGIGKACAKYLAEEGFAIIACGRREDRLVELKNQLPKDTDYHYLVFDVKEKKAVYEAIDSLPDKWKNIEVLINNAGNAHGLDFIQDGSEEDWDAMMDINVKGLLYVSKKIIPGMVERKRGQIINIGSTAGKEVYPKGNVYCGSKHAVDAITKGMRLDLNPYGIKVMAINPGLVDTEFSMVRFKGDKDKAENVYKGFSPLKAEDIADVVRFAVTRPPHVVLADVIVLPTAQASTNLLHKEE, encoded by the coding sequence ATGGAAAAGAAAATTGCATTCATAACCGGTGCGAGCTCCGGCATAGGAAAAGCTTGCGCTAAATATTTAGCTGAGGAAGGCTTTGCCATTATTGCCTGTGGGCGAAGGGAAGATAGATTAGTAGAACTAAAAAACCAACTTCCAAAAGATACTGACTACCATTATTTGGTTTTTGATGTAAAGGAAAAAAAAGCCGTTTATGAGGCCATTGATTCTTTGCCGGATAAATGGAAAAATATAGAAGTATTAATCAATAATGCCGGTAATGCCCACGGACTTGACTTTATTCAAGATGGAAGCGAAGAGGACTGGGATGCCATGATGGACATTAATGTAAAAGGATTGCTCTATGTTTCTAAAAAGATCATCCCGGGAATGGTGGAAAGAAAACGAGGACAAATTATCAATATTGGTTCCACTGCAGGAAAAGAAGTTTATCCCAAAGGCAATGTATACTGTGGATCAAAACATGCAGTGGATGCCATAACAAAAGGCATGCGACTGGACCTTAACCCTTATGGAATTAAGGTAATGGCAATTAATCCCGGACTTGTAGACACTGAATTTTCTATGGTTAGGTTTAAAGGAGACAAAGACAAAGCTGAAAATGTGTACAAAGGCTTTTCTCCTCTTAAAGCAGAAGATATAGCAGATGTGGTTAGGTTTGCCGTCACCAGACCTCCTCATGTGGTTTTAGCAGATGTTATTGTATTGCCCACCGCTCAGGCAAGCACCAATTTATTGCACAAGGAGGAATGA
- the yihA gene encoding ribosome biogenesis GTP-binding protein YihA/YsxC gives MLKNARFLMSNSDHTKCPAPTKPEFAFIGRSNVGKSSLINMLTNHKHLAKTSGKPGKTQLINHFEIDSRWYMVDLPGYGFAKANKKLKAEWNKMIRNYLTERENLVSVFVLIDSRLNPQAIDIEFITWCGQLELPVTLIFTKADKQSQSKTSDNVHRFLDEMEKMFVEAPEFFVTSAMTSVGREELSQFIEENVSEYYEEG, from the coding sequence ATGTTGAAGAATGCACGCTTTTTAATGAGTAATTCAGACCATACTAAGTGCCCGGCACCAACGAAGCCGGAGTTTGCTTTTATTGGTAGATCCAATGTTGGTAAAAGCTCGCTTATTAACATGCTAACCAATCACAAACACTTGGCTAAAACCTCTGGTAAGCCTGGTAAAACGCAGTTAATCAATCATTTTGAAATTGATTCACGCTGGTATATGGTCGATCTTCCGGGTTATGGATTTGCCAAAGCGAATAAAAAACTGAAAGCCGAATGGAATAAGATGATTCGAAATTACCTAACCGAAAGGGAAAATTTGGTTTCAGTATTTGTTTTGATTGATAGTCGACTTAACCCACAAGCGATAGATATCGAATTTATTACTTGGTGTGGTCAGTTGGAATTGCCGGTTACATTGATTTTTACCAAGGCAGACAAGCAATCCCAATCAAAAACTTCAGATAATGTGCATCGATTTCTCGATGAGATGGAAAAAATGTTTGTTGAAGCACCGGAGTTTTTCGTAACCTCTGCCATGACAAGTGTAGGTAGAGAAGAATTAAGCCAATTTATAGAAGAAAACGTATCTGAATATTATGAGGAGGGGTAA
- the porT gene encoding type IX secretion/gliding motility protein PorT/SprT: protein MQNAHIWHKLNIRWYKVILFSLVLLFFQNNLVKAQQKSFIFNPSGSDNEPLSYGFFLAAHNSSLRIKYADNFLNPDYPNLDKVRAIMPSFSPGFALGFLVTARLHDQFNLMFTPKVGFYEYRTELQLFTDDPDAINGVGINAVPLLTEETLVEIPLLLKYKSQRFNNTRMFFIGGLNGQFRTKNQEEANEDPVALKGSDVALEMGMGFDLYFKFFKFSPEIRFSHGLMNLYQEGYSDERMTGAISSIKRKSITIYLNFQ, encoded by the coding sequence ATGCAAAACGCTCACATTTGGCATAAGCTCAATATACGTTGGTATAAAGTAATTCTATTTTCTTTAGTGCTCCTCTTTTTCCAAAACAATTTGGTAAAAGCACAGCAGAAAAGTTTTATTTTTAATCCATCGGGAAGTGATAATGAACCGCTTTCCTATGGCTTTTTCCTTGCGGCACATAACAGTTCGCTACGAATAAAGTACGCAGATAATTTTCTCAACCCCGATTATCCTAACCTTGATAAGGTTAGGGCTATAATGCCGAGTTTTTCTCCCGGCTTTGCCTTGGGTTTTTTGGTAACGGCCAGATTACACGATCAATTTAACCTAATGTTTACACCCAAAGTTGGGTTTTATGAATACCGTACTGAACTACAGCTGTTTACCGATGATCCAGATGCTATCAATGGGGTGGGAATAAACGCTGTTCCACTTCTTACAGAAGAAACACTTGTAGAAATTCCTTTATTGCTTAAATACAAATCTCAACGTTTTAACAATACCCGAATGTTTTTCATTGGTGGGCTCAATGGGCAGTTTAGAACAAAAAATCAAGAAGAAGCCAATGAAGATCCGGTCGCACTAAAAGGTTCCGATGTGGCTTTAGAAATGGGTATGGGCTTTGACTTATATTTTAAATTTTTTAAATTTTCTCCGGAAATCCGCTTTTCTCATGGCTTAATGAACTTGTACCAAGAGGGATATTCAGATGAACGAATGACAGGAGCCATTTCATCCATCAAAAGAAAATCTATCACCATTTACTTAAATTTTCAGTAG
- a CDS encoding M15 family metallopeptidase yields the protein MIKTITFLVMVLSLTACREGRNETSNQITAGKLQEIESTESISANLDQKDSIPITGELEKRLMNAGLLNVQKEIPGVFVDLRYSTTNNFFGKDVYGELTNCYLQPEVIEMLKIVHNSLQKTHPSLTLLIYDGVRPQSVQQILWDELDKPDSIKPLYVANPQKGSLHNFGVAVDLTLAKSNTGETLDMGTDFDFFGYPAYPDREEQMLKEGKITALQVENRQLLRKIMTEAGFKGIGSEWWHFNAYSRKIAKEKFDIVK from the coding sequence ATGATAAAAACAATAACGTTCCTAGTGATGGTATTGAGCCTAACGGCTTGCAGGGAAGGAAGGAATGAAACAAGTAACCAAATCACAGCAGGAAAACTTCAGGAAATTGAATCAACGGAAAGCATTTCGGCTAACCTTGATCAAAAAGACAGCATTCCAATAACAGGAGAATTGGAAAAACGGCTTATGAATGCCGGCCTATTAAATGTACAAAAAGAAATCCCCGGAGTATTCGTAGATCTGAGGTATTCAACCACTAACAACTTTTTTGGAAAAGATGTGTATGGGGAGCTCACCAATTGCTATCTACAACCTGAAGTTATTGAAATGCTAAAAATAGTGCACAATTCCTTACAAAAAACACACCCATCACTTACATTACTAATTTACGATGGAGTAAGACCTCAATCTGTCCAACAGATTTTATGGGATGAATTGGATAAGCCTGATAGCATCAAGCCTTTGTATGTGGCCAACCCACAAAAAGGGAGTTTACACAATTTCGGTGTAGCGGTGGATCTTACCCTGGCCAAAAGCAATACCGGAGAAACACTCGATATGGGTACAGATTTTGATTTTTTTGGATACCCTGCTTATCCGGATAGGGAAGAGCAGATGCTAAAGGAAGGAAAAATAACAGCTTTACAAGTTGAAAACAGACAATTGCTTAGGAAAATAATGACAGAAGCAGGTTTCAAAGGTATTGGCTCAGAGTGGTGGCATTTTAATGCCTACAGTAGAAAGATAGCTAAAGAGAAATTCGATATTGTTAAATAA